The following are encoded together in the Streptomyces tsukubensis genome:
- a CDS encoding ABC transporter family substrate-binding protein, protein MSHDGVRLRSVAFLATGVLALPALAGCSSDERPVPPTAGPDTASATRGQVRDGSTLRWAVDSMPQTFNAYQADADATTSRVVGAVLPSMFRVGSRGEPKLNADFLESAKVVKKEPKQVVLYRLNQKAVWSDGREIGAPDFVAQWRALSGKDSAYWTARNAGYDRIEKIERGANDLEVRVTFAKPYADWRSLFSPLYPKDVMGSPDAFNDRARKRLKVTAGPFGIKKIDRKAGDITLSRSARWWGRPAKLDKIVLREVDRDKRTSALTSGRVDLADIGPAEAERISLAARDKGSKGPLAHGPGADTTPARALRSWAVAHGSAEEAAEAEQKVRAKTGRAAKKYRAQQKALGRFRVRKSLESSYTQLALNGSDGPLADERVRRAVARAIDRRKLADVVLKPLGLPAKPVGSHLALAGQEAYADSSGALGDQDTAEARALLADAGWKPGGAQEKTAGSKAEKEKAAEKEKAAEKEKAAEKEKAAEKEKQEEGAAGAAAEEGKGDGTGDGTFIVGTDDKPGAAAPARAAVLAPAPQAASNRTALLRQVAALRPAKREADTERKKSDAKERAHHAHQAGAPGAYAPEGSAAPGGEAESGKGAGPKALGKDGKPLTLRFVLPTGPGSEQLRTVADQISRMLERIGIRADISRVAEDSYFKDHIASGQYDMALYSWPGTAFPATDARPIYAKPVPAADGSLNVEQNYTRVGTDRIDQLLDQAAGELDAGKGRALVKKADARIWAAAGSIPLYQRPQLVAARPSVANAGAFGFATPAYEDIGFLKNRPSNGPQAGKHGGKHTGKHGGDNKGGHPAERAEHAEKGAEHRDKGSGKGSEKGTDEKRSHGGSGAEEK, encoded by the coding sequence ATGTCCCACGACGGCGTCAGACTCCGCTCTGTCGCGTTCCTCGCGACCGGCGTACTCGCTCTGCCCGCGCTCGCCGGATGCAGCTCCGACGAGCGCCCCGTGCCACCCACAGCGGGGCCCGACACCGCGTCCGCCACCCGCGGGCAGGTGCGCGACGGGTCCACGCTGCGCTGGGCGGTCGACTCCATGCCGCAGACGTTCAACGCGTACCAGGCCGACGCCGACGCGACGACCTCCCGTGTCGTGGGCGCCGTACTGCCCTCGATGTTCCGGGTCGGCTCCCGTGGCGAGCCCAAGCTCAACGCCGACTTCCTGGAGTCGGCCAAGGTCGTCAAGAAAGAACCGAAGCAGGTCGTGCTCTACCGGCTGAACCAGAAAGCGGTCTGGAGCGACGGCCGCGAGATCGGCGCCCCCGACTTCGTCGCCCAGTGGCGGGCCCTGAGCGGCAAGGACAGCGCGTACTGGACCGCCCGCAACGCCGGCTACGACCGGATCGAGAAGATCGAGCGGGGCGCCAACGACCTGGAGGTCCGGGTCACCTTCGCCAAGCCGTACGCCGACTGGCGCTCCCTCTTCTCTCCGCTGTACCCGAAGGACGTCATGGGCAGCCCCGACGCCTTCAACGACCGCGCCCGCAAGCGCCTCAAGGTCACCGCGGGCCCCTTCGGCATCAAGAAGATCGACCGCAAGGCGGGGGACATCACCCTGTCCCGCAGCGCCCGCTGGTGGGGCAGACCCGCCAAGCTCGACAAGATCGTGCTGCGCGAGGTGGACCGTGACAAGAGGACGTCCGCGCTCACCTCGGGCCGCGTCGACCTCGCCGACATCGGTCCTGCCGAGGCGGAGCGGATCAGCCTCGCCGCGCGCGACAAGGGGTCGAAAGGCCCCCTCGCCCACGGTCCGGGGGCCGACACCACCCCCGCGCGGGCCCTGAGGTCCTGGGCCGTCGCGCACGGCTCGGCCGAGGAGGCCGCCGAGGCCGAGCAGAAGGTGCGCGCGAAGACCGGCAGGGCGGCCAAGAAGTACCGCGCCCAGCAGAAGGCGCTCGGCCGCTTCCGGGTCCGCAAATCGCTGGAGTCCTCCTACACGCAGCTCGCGCTCAACGGCTCGGACGGGCCCCTCGCCGACGAACGGGTACGCCGTGCGGTGGCCCGCGCGATCGACCGCCGCAAGCTCGCCGACGTCGTGCTGAAACCCCTCGGCCTGCCTGCGAAACCCGTCGGCAGCCACCTCGCCCTGGCCGGGCAGGAGGCTTACGCCGACAGCAGCGGCGCCCTGGGTGACCAGGACACCGCCGAGGCCCGGGCTCTCCTCGCCGACGCCGGATGGAAGCCGGGCGGAGCCCAGGAGAAGACGGCGGGCAGCAAGGCCGAGAAGGAGAAGGCCGCCGAGAAGGAGAAGGCCGCCGAGAAGGAGAAGGCCGCCGAGAAGGAGAAGGCCGCCGAGAAGGAGAAGCAGGAGGAAGGGGCCGCGGGGGCCGCCGCAGAAGAGGGGAAGGGCGACGGGACCGGCGACGGTACCTTCATCGTCGGCACGGACGACAAGCCGGGCGCCGCCGCTCCGGCACGTGCGGCCGTCCTCGCGCCCGCTCCGCAGGCCGCGAGCAACCGCACCGCCCTGCTGCGCCAGGTCGCCGCCCTGCGGCCCGCGAAGCGCGAGGCGGACACCGAGCGCAAGAAGTCCGACGCGAAGGAGCGCGCCCACCACGCGCACCAGGCCGGGGCCCCTGGCGCCTACGCCCCCGAGGGCTCCGCCGCACCCGGTGGCGAGGCCGAGAGCGGCAAGGGCGCGGGGCCCAAGGCGCTCGGCAAGGACGGCAAACCGCTGACCTTGAGGTTCGTCCTGCCGACCGGGCCCGGCTCCGAGCAACTGCGGACGGTCGCCGACCAGATCTCCCGGATGCTGGAGCGGATCGGTATCCGCGCCGACATCTCCCGCGTCGCCGAGGACAGCTACTTCAAGGACCACATCGCCTCTGGCCAGTACGACATGGCGCTCTACTCGTGGCCGGGCACGGCCTTCCCCGCCACGGACGCGCGGCCGATCTACGCCAAGCCGGTACCGGCGGCCGACGGCTCGCTCAACGTGGAGCAGAACTACACCCGCGTCGGCACCGACCGCATCGACCAGCTCCTTGACCAGGCGGCCGGCGAGCTGGACGCGGGCAAGGGGCGCGCGCTGGTGAAGAAGGCCGATGCCAGGATCTGGGCCGCAGCGGGTTCCATTCCGCTCTACCAGCGGCCCCAGCTCGTCGCCGCCCGCCCCTCGGTGGCCAACGCGGGGGCCTTCGGCTTCGCCACCCCCGCCTACGAGGACATCGGCTTCCTGAAGAACAGGCCCTCCAACGGCCCCCAGGCCGGTAAGCACGGCGGAAAGCACACGGGCAAGCACGGCGGCGACAACAAGGGCGGGCACCCGGCGGAGCGCGCCGAGCACGCGGAGAAGGGCGCCGAGCACAGGGACAAGGGCAGCGGAAAGGGTAGCGAAAAGGGCACGGACGAGAAGCGTTCGCACGGTGGGTCCGGCGCCGAAGAGAAGTAG